In Pedosphaera parvula Ellin514, the following proteins share a genomic window:
- the lepB gene encoding signal peptidase I, protein MFIVIPQIEYDELGLQSVLFPAWENHCPPKEICYPQPKNTFGRMSKSLNRLGLFLLMAILGITAQFVITRNFFQPFQVDGISMAPTLDDHAHYFLNRCAFREHAPERGDVVVFVDPGDHGFSVKRVIALPGESIHFKNGRVFVNGRKISEPYLTPGTHTYTYSQIKEEFITLGVDQFFVLGDNRPMSIDGRSYGPVRRENILGRVFLTGKAAESCAQLKQQLPQHTATVTFDGAKSL, encoded by the coding sequence ATGTTCATCGTGATTCCGCAAATTGAGTACGACGAACTGGGGCTGCAATCGGTTTTGTTTCCTGCCTGGGAAAATCACTGTCCGCCAAAAGAAATTTGTTATCCACAGCCAAAGAACACCTTCGGCCGCATGTCTAAAAGCCTTAACCGTCTGGGCCTGTTTTTACTGATGGCTATTCTTGGTATCACAGCCCAGTTCGTAATTACTCGCAACTTCTTTCAACCGTTTCAGGTGGATGGCATCAGCATGGCCCCAACTCTCGACGACCATGCTCATTATTTTTTAAATCGCTGCGCTTTTCGTGAGCACGCGCCGGAACGCGGCGATGTGGTGGTGTTCGTCGACCCCGGCGACCATGGATTTTCCGTCAAACGAGTGATTGCCTTGCCGGGAGAGTCCATTCATTTCAAAAATGGACGAGTGTTTGTAAACGGGCGCAAAATCTCAGAGCCATACCTCACTCCCGGCACCCATACCTACACTTACTCCCAGATAAAAGAAGAGTTTATCACCCTCGGAGTGGACCAATTTTTTGTTTTGGGAGATAACCGCCCGATGAGCATCGACGGGCGCTCTTATGGCCCTGTGCGGCGCGAAAACATTCTTGGCCGGGTGTTTCTAACCGGAAAAGCTGCCGAGAGTTGTGCTCAACTCAAACAGCAGCTTCCACAGCACACGGCAACAGTCACCTTCGACGGGGCCAAGTCGCTTTGA
- a CDS encoding hybrid non-ribosomal peptide synthetase/type I polyketide synthase, with product MTESSLEGIAIIGMAGRFPGAANIPEFWKNLVNGVESITTFTEAELAASGMDVTELRKSPGYVASRGVLKDAEYFDANFFGMNPKEAEVTDPQQRLFLEASWEALEDAGYDAGRFTEVIGVYAGMGNSSYLWNNVQPRPDLVDSVGEMVAMMGNEKDFLASRVAFKLNLKGPAISVNTACSTSLVAVCQACHSLLNYQCDLALAGGISITFPQKRIFHFQEGGIVSPDGHCRAFDAQAQGTVSSDGLGIVVLKRLAEALQDGDQIYAVIRGVGLNNDGSSKGSFSAPSVDGQADAITQAQTFAGFDPATISYVEAHGTGTPLGDPIEITGLTQAFRTGTDQKQFCAIGSVKTNIGHLDTAAGVAGLIKTALALKNKQIPPSLHYARANPRIDFENSPFYVNSTLTEWKAGATPRRAGVSSFGLGGTNAHVVLEEAPVTEPSSPSRECQLLVLSAKTDSALNAATSSLAACLEANPLLNVANAAFTLQTGRAVLNHRRALVCRNGADAAAALKLLDSKRVFTQHSEVKDAPVVFMFPGQGAQYVNMGSELYRTEPVFRDEVDACSKVLQPLIGLDLRQVLFPQPEQVQSAEELLIQTRITQPALFVIEYALAKLWMSWGIKPQAMIGHSVGEYVAGCIAGVFTLQEALVLVASRAHLVQAQPGGSMLAVRLPEKDVLPMLGSELSIAAINSPSLCVVSGPYSAIEQFEAALKEKGIAGKRLNTSHAFHSSMMDPVIGPFTELLKKVLLKEPAIPYVSNATAKWITTAQAVDPHYWAAHVRQAVRFADGVAELLRNPQAILLEVGPGTTLTNLARQHPAKSSEQSVVASLTGTKGQEIPSMLNALGRLWLAGASVDWNGFYQQEKRHRVTLPTYPFERKRFYAEPARRVRTQIALEITSNADETEIRAAESPADITAATLTRKDRIIGQLLSQLQELSGANLTGLAPSTSFAELGYDSLFLAQLSQNLQKKYGVKVTFRQLSEQFSTLDTLAAYLDSQMPADASPTLQPVAARTSFDQKAISQDRSWQTLLKAKQAQLVALTKEVEMLQRMGSVQPASPTSTSEESKAQGDLRTTFTEPGIATPVTLPLTAGQLELWLGTQWGEDASRAMNHSFSIHLRGSTNLKALRETIQEMVDRHDALRMTFQPDGSAQRTQPSLLLEVPLSDFSALAETERNHELQATEKEQSDRSFDLLNGPLLRVQIIKLSEDHHVLLLASHHLIMDGWSISVVFHELKTIYSAKIQDVSAKLEPAMQFRNYVQWEKSRDNSSATANSEAYWLSRFASPPAAIELPTTRPRPPVKTYKAAHQSVKFDPALYQTLKQACVREGCTLFAYLFASINVWLHRLSGQTDLVVGVPAAGQIAVGEVHPGNKFLVGHCVNLLPIRSQCAGEMTFKDYLREVKRLVLDAHEHQQFTFANLVSKLNLPRDTSRMPLVSVTFNLNRAAAGFHMEGVESQIISLPKGFNIFDLTVDVIDSDKDITIDCRFNTDLFDAQTLGTWLNHWKTLLTATMADAAKPVSSIPILNASDCKQILQDWNDTRQDYPRNQCVHQLVEAAAAETPNAAAVVFDGKCLTYQELNRRANRLAHYLKRNGVGPDVLVGLCVERSLEMVIGLLGILKAGGAYLPLDPEYPMERVAFILQDAKAPVLLTQQSLLRKLPVIAPSTDGTSQVQNRAVFCLDPDLSAIPERNEENPVCATTQENLAYVLYTSGSTGQPKGVQIPHRALVNFLTSTQQEPGMKASDVLLAVTTLSFDIAGLELWLPLTVGAKVVIARSAAALDGKQLIRLLAQCHATVMQATPVTWRMLLEAGWAGNPKLNILCGGEVWSEDLVKQLLPKCASLWNMYGPTETTIWSAVDRIQSPETPVIGRPMANTQFYVLGPEMQPVAVGVPGELHIGGEGLARGYHKREQLTAEKFIKDPFNAEPNARLYKTGDLVRYRRDGKIEFLSRIDNQVKIRGYRIELGEIETILRQHPYVRDCVLAARNGPAGEKRLIGYVVLRPSPVSITSELRSFLKERLPDYMVPSVFVTLEALPLTPNGKVDRKALPEPGAKSETDNFVAPETSTQKALAEIWCEILKLKRIGIHDNFFELGGDSLIATQLMARLAELLEIEITMRDIFEVPTIAAMSDWLEKITVEMA from the coding sequence ATGACAGAATCGAGTCTTGAAGGGATTGCCATTATTGGCATGGCAGGCCGTTTTCCTGGCGCCGCCAACATCCCCGAATTTTGGAAAAACCTCGTGAATGGAGTCGAATCCATCACCACCTTTACCGAAGCTGAACTGGCTGCCTCCGGTATGGATGTAACCGAACTCCGAAAGTCTCCCGGTTATGTGGCCTCTCGGGGAGTGTTGAAGGATGCCGAATACTTTGACGCCAACTTCTTTGGCATGAATCCAAAGGAGGCGGAAGTGACCGACCCGCAACAACGACTGTTTCTCGAAGCCTCCTGGGAAGCACTGGAGGACGCGGGTTACGATGCCGGGAGGTTTACTGAAGTCATTGGCGTGTATGCCGGCATGGGCAACAGCTCCTATCTGTGGAACAACGTCCAACCCCGCCCGGATCTGGTTGACTCGGTCGGTGAAATGGTCGCCATGATGGGCAATGAAAAAGATTTCCTGGCGAGCCGGGTTGCCTTCAAATTGAACTTGAAAGGCCCTGCAATCAGCGTCAACACCGCCTGTTCCACGTCACTGGTGGCGGTGTGCCAGGCGTGCCATAGCCTGCTCAATTATCAATGTGACCTGGCGCTTGCCGGCGGTATCTCAATCACTTTTCCACAGAAGCGCATTTTCCACTTTCAGGAGGGAGGCATCGTTTCGCCCGATGGGCATTGCCGCGCTTTCGATGCGCAAGCCCAAGGCACTGTCTCCAGCGATGGCCTGGGTATCGTGGTGTTAAAACGTCTGGCTGAGGCATTGCAGGATGGCGACCAGATTTACGCCGTTATCAGGGGAGTTGGTCTGAATAATGATGGCTCGTCGAAAGGCAGTTTTTCGGCCCCGAGTGTCGATGGCCAGGCTGATGCAATCACCCAGGCGCAGACATTCGCAGGATTCGATCCTGCCACAATTTCTTATGTTGAGGCTCACGGCACCGGCACCCCGCTCGGAGACCCGATTGAGATCACCGGTCTCACACAGGCATTCCGCACCGGCACGGATCAAAAGCAATTCTGCGCCATCGGGTCGGTGAAAACGAACATCGGACATCTGGATACCGCTGCCGGTGTGGCCGGGTTGATCAAGACTGCACTCGCTCTTAAGAATAAACAGATTCCTCCAAGCTTGCATTATGCGCGGGCGAATCCTCGAATCGATTTTGAGAACAGTCCTTTCTATGTGAATTCCACTCTAACCGAATGGAAGGCTGGCGCGACTCCCAGGCGAGCCGGAGTCAGTTCCTTCGGTTTAGGCGGCACCAATGCTCACGTCGTGCTTGAAGAAGCTCCAGTGACAGAACCTTCAAGTCCCTCTCGCGAATGCCAACTCCTGGTTCTTTCCGCCAAAACCGATTCTGCGCTGAATGCGGCGACCTCCAGTCTGGCTGCCTGCCTCGAAGCAAATCCGCTCCTCAACGTCGCGAATGCAGCTTTTACGCTGCAGACCGGTCGTGCTGTGCTGAACCATCGCCGAGCCCTGGTCTGCCGGAATGGAGCAGATGCCGCTGCCGCACTGAAGTTGCTGGATTCGAAGCGTGTCTTCACTCAGCACAGCGAAGTCAAGGATGCACCTGTTGTTTTCATGTTTCCGGGACAGGGCGCGCAGTACGTGAACATGGGCTCAGAACTCTATCGCACCGAACCGGTTTTCAGGGATGAAGTCGATGCGTGTTCCAAGGTGCTCCAACCCCTGATTGGACTGGATTTGCGTCAGGTGCTTTTTCCACAACCGGAACAAGTCCAGTCCGCCGAAGAACTATTGATTCAGACCCGTATCACCCAGCCCGCCTTGTTCGTCATCGAATACGCCCTGGCAAAACTTTGGATGTCCTGGGGCATCAAACCTCAGGCAATGATCGGTCATAGCGTGGGTGAATATGTGGCGGGCTGCATTGCCGGAGTATTCACATTGCAGGAAGCCCTGGTGCTGGTGGCAAGCCGCGCGCACCTGGTCCAGGCGCAACCCGGCGGTTCAATGCTCGCGGTGCGGTTGCCCGAAAAAGACGTATTGCCCATGCTGGGCAGTGAACTCTCCATCGCGGCGATTAATTCCCCTTCCCTGTGCGTTGTGTCCGGACCGTATTCTGCCATCGAACAGTTCGAAGCTGCGTTGAAGGAAAAAGGCATTGCCGGCAAGCGACTCAATACTTCCCATGCATTTCATTCCTCGATGATGGATCCAGTAATTGGACCGTTCACCGAGCTGCTGAAAAAAGTTCTGCTCAAGGAGCCCGCCATTCCTTATGTGTCCAATGCCACTGCGAAATGGATTACCACCGCTCAGGCCGTCGATCCTCATTACTGGGCGGCCCACGTGCGGCAGGCTGTCCGCTTTGCCGATGGTGTCGCCGAATTGCTGCGGAATCCGCAAGCCATACTCCTGGAGGTTGGCCCGGGCACTACGCTGACCAACCTGGCCCGGCAACACCCTGCAAAATCGTCTGAGCAGAGCGTGGTCGCCTCATTGACCGGTACCAAAGGGCAGGAAATACCATCCATGCTCAACGCACTCGGCAGACTCTGGCTGGCCGGTGCATCAGTGGATTGGAATGGTTTTTACCAGCAGGAAAAACGCCACCGGGTGACTCTGCCCACCTACCCATTCGAAAGAAAACGTTTTTATGCGGAACCTGCCCGGCGCGTCCGCACTCAAATCGCATTGGAAATTACAAGCAACGCTGACGAGACTGAAATTCGGGCCGCTGAGTCACCCGCCGATATCACCGCCGCGACGCTCACCCGAAAGGACCGGATCATCGGCCAGTTATTGTCTCAACTGCAGGAACTCTCTGGTGCAAACCTGACCGGCCTGGCTCCGTCAACAAGTTTTGCCGAACTGGGTTATGACTCCTTGTTTCTTGCCCAGCTTAGCCAGAACCTTCAAAAGAAGTATGGTGTCAAAGTCACCTTCCGGCAGCTTTCAGAGCAGTTCTCCACCCTTGACACCTTGGCCGCCTACCTCGACAGCCAAATGCCGGCAGATGCCTCGCCGACACTACAACCGGTTGCCGCCAGGACATCGTTCGATCAGAAAGCCATCTCTCAGGATAGGTCATGGCAAACGCTCTTAAAAGCCAAGCAGGCGCAGCTGGTGGCTTTGACCAAAGAAGTGGAAATGCTGCAACGAATGGGCTCCGTTCAGCCCGCATCACCAACCTCAACCAGCGAGGAATCGAAAGCTCAAGGCGATCTGCGCACCACCTTCACCGAGCCGGGCATTGCCACGCCAGTAACTCTGCCGCTCACCGCTGGCCAACTCGAACTTTGGCTTGGCACGCAATGGGGCGAGGATGCTTCCCGGGCGATGAATCATTCCTTCTCGATTCACTTGCGCGGTTCCACAAATCTAAAAGCTCTGCGCGAAACCATCCAGGAGATGGTGGATCGTCACGATGCTTTGCGGATGACTTTCCAACCGGATGGTTCAGCTCAACGCACTCAGCCATCCTTGCTCCTCGAGGTTCCACTTAGTGACTTTTCGGCTCTTGCTGAAACGGAGCGCAACCATGAACTGCAAGCGACAGAAAAGGAACAAAGCGATCGATCATTTGACCTGCTCAATGGCCCTCTCCTGCGCGTCCAAATAATCAAATTATCGGAAGATCATCATGTGCTCCTGCTTGCCTCCCATCATCTGATCATGGATGGCTGGTCCATCAGTGTGGTGTTTCACGAGCTGAAGACAATTTATTCCGCAAAGATCCAGGACGTGTCGGCAAAACTGGAGCCCGCCATGCAATTCCGGAACTATGTACAATGGGAAAAATCCAGGGACAACAGCTCCGCCACGGCGAATTCAGAAGCGTACTGGTTGAGCCGATTCGCCAGTCCACCCGCTGCCATTGAACTGCCGACGACTCGGCCACGGCCGCCAGTCAAAACGTACAAGGCGGCGCATCAAAGCGTGAAATTCGATCCGGCGCTTTATCAGACTCTCAAACAAGCATGCGTCCGCGAGGGCTGCACCTTGTTTGCCTACCTGTTTGCCAGCATCAATGTCTGGCTGCATCGGCTCAGCGGACAAACTGATCTGGTGGTGGGTGTTCCTGCCGCAGGGCAGATTGCGGTGGGTGAGGTGCATCCCGGCAACAAATTCCTGGTAGGCCATTGCGTCAATCTGCTGCCCATCCGCAGCCAATGTGCCGGCGAAATGACCTTCAAAGATTATCTTCGGGAGGTGAAGCGTCTGGTTTTGGATGCGCACGAGCACCAGCAGTTCACCTTCGCCAATTTGGTCAGCAAATTGAACCTCCCGCGTGATACCAGCCGGATGCCGCTGGTATCGGTGACTTTCAATCTAAACCGGGCCGCGGCGGGATTCCACATGGAAGGCGTGGAGTCGCAAATCATCTCCCTGCCCAAGGGATTTAACATTTTCGATCTCACCGTGGACGTGATTGACTCGGACAAGGACATCACCATTGATTGCCGTTTCAACACCGATTTGTTTGATGCACAAACTTTGGGAACGTGGTTAAACCATTGGAAAACGTTGCTAACTGCGACCATGGCCGATGCGGCAAAGCCGGTCAGTTCCATTCCCATTCTGAACGCGAGTGATTGCAAACAGATTCTACAAGACTGGAATGACACCCGACAGGATTATCCTCGCAATCAATGCGTTCATCAGTTGGTGGAAGCCGCGGCAGCCGAAACTCCAAACGCCGCGGCAGTGGTGTTCGATGGAAAATGTCTGACTTATCAGGAACTGAATAGACGGGCAAACCGGTTGGCGCATTACCTCAAAAGGAACGGTGTTGGTCCGGATGTCCTGGTAGGCCTATGCGTGGAGCGTTCTCTTGAAATGGTCATTGGCCTGCTCGGAATCTTGAAAGCTGGAGGCGCGTATCTGCCACTTGATCCCGAATATCCGATGGAACGCGTTGCCTTCATCTTACAGGATGCCAAGGCACCAGTTCTTCTGACCCAGCAATCCTTGCTCCGTAAATTGCCCGTAATCGCGCCGTCAACCGACGGGACCTCACAGGTTCAAAACCGTGCCGTGTTTTGCCTCGATCCAGATCTCTCAGCCATCCCGGAGAGAAATGAAGAAAATCCTGTCTGTGCAACGACTCAGGAAAATCTTGCCTATGTGCTTTATACCTCGGGTTCGACCGGTCAACCCAAAGGAGTGCAAATTCCCCACCGCGCACTGGTAAACTTTTTAACCAGCACGCAGCAGGAGCCCGGGATGAAAGCCTCGGATGTTTTGCTGGCTGTGACCACGCTTTCGTTCGATATAGCGGGCTTGGAATTGTGGCTGCCACTCACGGTGGGGGCAAAAGTGGTGATCGCCAGATCTGCTGCCGCCCTGGATGGGAAGCAACTCATCCGGTTGCTTGCTCAATGCCATGCCACGGTGATGCAAGCGACACCCGTAACGTGGCGCATGCTTCTGGAGGCAGGTTGGGCCGGCAATCCCAAACTGAATATTCTCTGTGGCGGTGAAGTCTGGTCGGAAGATCTGGTAAAACAATTGCTGCCCAAATGCGCGTCACTTTGGAATATGTATGGCCCGACTGAAACGACCATCTGGTCGGCGGTTGACCGTATTCAGTCTCCGGAAACACCCGTGATTGGCCGCCCGATGGCTAACACGCAGTTTTATGTCCTCGGCCCGGAAATGCAACCGGTTGCCGTGGGCGTACCGGGCGAACTGCACATTGGCGGCGAGGGTTTGGCGCGCGGTTATCACAAAAGGGAACAGCTTACGGCTGAAAAGTTCATCAAGGATCCATTCAATGCCGAGCCCAATGCGCGTCTATATAAGACAGGCGATCTTGTCCGTTATCGCCGTGATGGTAAAATTGAATTCCTCAGTCGCATCGACAATCAAGTCAAGATTCGTGGTTACCGGATTGAATTGGGAGAGATCGAAACAATTCTGCGCCAACACCCGTACGTGCGTGATTGTGTGCTCGCGGCCAGGAATGGCCCCGCCGGGGAAAAGCGATTGATCGGCTATGTTGTCCTCCGACCATCGCCCGTTTCAATCACCAGTGAATTGCGCAGCTTCCTGAAGGAGAGATTACCCGATTACATGGTGCCCTCAGTGTTCGTGACCTTGGAAGCATTGCCGCTGACGCCGAACGGAAAGGTGGATAGGAAAGCTCTGCCGGAACCGGGTGCAAAATCCGAGACTGACAATTTCGTGGCGCCTGAAACATCCACGCAAAAGGCTCTGGCAGAAATCTGGTGCGAGATCCTCAAGCTTAAACGGATTGGCATTCACGACAATTTCTTCGAGCTGGGTGGGGATTCCTTAATCGCAACTCAACTCATGGCGAGACTTGCAGAACTGCTCGAAATTGAGATCACCATGCGCGATATTTTCGAGGTCCCCACCATAGCTGCCATGAGTGACTGGTTGGAGAAGATAACTGTCGAAATGGCCTGA
- a CDS encoding DUF6384 family protein: MPAQQDLQTLMHLMDLSEDAEGKAKQTANKLASAMEDEAQVLAVKLRDVYRQQGRDISDDAIQAGVSSYLAQRHRHLPKGTSWVRFVGALWMQRTILLIVMSVMLGLVAFAGITGGLVYSGMRSKALEGIHATARQAENYRNQWQQRFAQLTQLSTQAARNQRLIQPALATFLDRNRQPSAVILTTEKGNLEELSRQQSQLLASEQKWRQNAEAVQTDLEKAKSLDQVENRYRMLIDVNATEKESPHAAEIEVALKNGDLAAATQAVHAIEADINRKQAEAANARALAAAKTRVTELLQKLAGVAKEPAPVQRFEHEVQVAGDDTRLLNHVGDDIQKTTQWIAKDYTYRIVMRQGQKTAFVRTEHDSGAKAYYVIVEAIDAFGQAAEKPVIDRENQKVTSTRMWGEEITAEDYEQIKSEKLKKATLSQPIFAVKPAGYEEPQDFNYHAQHRQATRW, from the coding sequence ATGCCCGCTCAACAGGACCTGCAGACGTTGATGCATCTGATGGATCTCTCCGAGGATGCGGAGGGGAAAGCCAAACAGACTGCCAACAAGCTGGCAAGCGCCATGGAAGATGAGGCGCAAGTGCTCGCCGTCAAATTGCGCGATGTCTACCGGCAACAAGGACGCGACATCAGCGACGACGCCATCCAGGCCGGCGTAAGCAGCTACCTGGCACAGCGGCATAGGCACCTGCCCAAAGGCACATCGTGGGTAAGATTTGTGGGCGCGCTCTGGATGCAGCGCACCATTCTGCTCATTGTAATGTCGGTCATGCTGGGACTCGTGGCGTTTGCAGGCATTACCGGAGGACTCGTTTACTCTGGCATGCGCTCCAAGGCATTGGAAGGAATCCATGCCACGGCAAGACAAGCTGAAAACTATCGCAACCAGTGGCAGCAGCGTTTTGCCCAACTGACCCAACTCTCCACTCAGGCAGCACGCAATCAACGCCTCATCCAACCCGCCCTCGCGACCTTTTTAGATCGTAACCGACAACCAAGCGCTGTCATCTTGACGACAGAAAAAGGAAATCTCGAGGAGCTATCCCGCCAACAGTCGCAACTTTTGGCTTCGGAACAAAAATGGAGGCAAAATGCCGAAGCGGTTCAGACTGACTTGGAAAAGGCCAAATCACTGGATCAGGTGGAGAATCGTTACCGGATGTTAATCGATGTCAATGCCACGGAAAAGGAATCACCTCACGCCGCGGAAATAGAAGTGGCTTTAAAGAACGGTGATCTAGCAGCCGCCACCCAGGCAGTCCACGCCATTGAAGCCGACATCAACCGGAAGCAGGCCGAGGCAGCCAATGCACGCGCGCTCGCTGCTGCCAAAACAAGAGTTACGGAGCTGCTGCAAAAGCTGGCAGGTGTTGCTAAAGAGCCCGCGCCGGTCCAGCGGTTCGAGCATGAAGTCCAGGTTGCGGGTGATGATACCCGACTGCTCAACCATGTCGGGGACGACATTCAAAAAACAACCCAGTGGATTGCGAAGGATTACACTTATCGGATTGTTATGCGACAGGGGCAAAAGACCGCTTTCGTGCGCACCGAACATGATTCCGGTGCCAAGGCTTACTACGTGATTGTTGAAGCCATCGACGCCTTTGGTCAGGCTGCAGAAAAACCAGTCATCGACCGCGAGAATCAAAAAGTCACCAGCACACGCATGTGGGGCGAAGAGATTACGGCGGAGGATTATGAGCAAATCAAGTCGGAGAAGCTCAAGAAGGCCACTTTGAGCCAGCCAATATTCGCCGTAAAACCGGCGGGCTATGAGGAGCCGCAGGATTTCAACTACCATGCGCAGCATCGCCAGGCCACCCGTTGGTAA